From Cygnus olor isolate bCygOlo1 chromosome 7, bCygOlo1.pri.v2, whole genome shotgun sequence, a single genomic window includes:
- the ELOVL3 gene encoding elongation of very long chain fatty acids protein 3 isoform X1 — protein sequence MALGFSLSALPPLREYELERSFDEREALGWMRDNWQKSFFFAAAYVMLIFGTQHFMKERRGYKLRAPLTLWSLGLALFSAIGTHRSWKYMASITSSMGFKQSVCDQSFYVHHVSKLWAYLFALSKVLELGDTVFIVLRKQKLIFLHWYHHIATLIYAWYAYKEMVPGGGWFTVMNFSVHTFMYSYYSVRAAGFRVPRYIAMAITFSQILQMLIAIIVNVLLIFWMEDKVCPVTWSNVSFSSLMYLSYLVLFCNFFFKAYLTSTQKSKGE from the exons ATGGCGCTGGGCTTCAGCCTGTCGGCGCTGCCGCCGCTGCGGGAGTACGAGCTGGAGCGGAGCTTCGACGAGCGGGAGGCGCTGGGCTGGATGCGGGACAACTG GCAGAAGTCCTTCTTCTTCGCTGCGGCTTATGTGATGCTGATCTTTGGAACCCAGCACTTCATGAAGGAGCGGAGGGGCTACAAGCTGCGCGCACCGCTGACCCTGTGGTCCCTCGGGCTGGCCTTGTTCAG TGCCATAGGGACCCATCGGTCCTGGAAATACATGGCCTCCATCACGTCTTCCATGGGATTCAAGCAGTCGGTGTGTGATCAGTCCTTCTACGTCCACCACGTCTCCAAGCTTTGGGCCTACTTATTTGCCCTGAGCAAAGTCCTGGAACTGG GTGACACTGTGTTCATCGTTCTCCGGAAGCAGAAGCTCATCTTCCTCCACTGGTACCACCACATCGCCACTCTCATCTACGCCTGGTACGCCTACAAGGAGATGGTGCCTGGCGGCGGCTGGTTCACTGTCATGAACTTCAGCGTCCACACATTCATGTACTCCTACTACTCCGTGCGAGCTGCGGGCTTTCGGGTGCCCCGCTACATCGCCATGGCCATCACCTTTTCACAGATCCTGCAGATGCTGATAGCCATAATAGTGAATGTCTTGCTTATCTTTTGGATGGAGGATAAGGTCTGCCCTGTCACCTGGTCAAACGTTTCTTTTTCATCCCTAATGTACCTCAGTTACTTGGTGCTCTTCTGCAACTTCTTCTTCAAGGCTTACCTGACGAGCACCCAGAAATCAAAGGGGGAATAA
- the ELOVL3 gene encoding elongation of very long chain fatty acids protein 3 isoform X2, which yields MLIFGTQHFMKERRGYKLRAPLTLWSLGLALFSAIGTHRSWKYMASITSSMGFKQSVCDQSFYVHHVSKLWAYLFALSKVLELGDTVFIVLRKQKLIFLHWYHHIATLIYAWYAYKEMVPGGGWFTVMNFSVHTFMYSYYSVRAAGFRVPRYIAMAITFSQILQMLIAIIVNVLLIFWMEDKVCPVTWSNVSFSSLMYLSYLVLFCNFFFKAYLTSTQKSKGE from the exons ATGCTGATCTTTGGAACCCAGCACTTCATGAAGGAGCGGAGGGGCTACAAGCTGCGCGCACCGCTGACCCTGTGGTCCCTCGGGCTGGCCTTGTTCAG TGCCATAGGGACCCATCGGTCCTGGAAATACATGGCCTCCATCACGTCTTCCATGGGATTCAAGCAGTCGGTGTGTGATCAGTCCTTCTACGTCCACCACGTCTCCAAGCTTTGGGCCTACTTATTTGCCCTGAGCAAAGTCCTGGAACTGG GTGACACTGTGTTCATCGTTCTCCGGAAGCAGAAGCTCATCTTCCTCCACTGGTACCACCACATCGCCACTCTCATCTACGCCTGGTACGCCTACAAGGAGATGGTGCCTGGCGGCGGCTGGTTCACTGTCATGAACTTCAGCGTCCACACATTCATGTACTCCTACTACTCCGTGCGAGCTGCGGGCTTTCGGGTGCCCCGCTACATCGCCATGGCCATCACCTTTTCACAGATCCTGCAGATGCTGATAGCCATAATAGTGAATGTCTTGCTTATCTTTTGGATGGAGGATAAGGTCTGCCCTGTCACCTGGTCAAACGTTTCTTTTTCATCCCTAATGTACCTCAGTTACTTGGTGCTCTTCTGCAACTTCTTCTTCAAGGCTTACCTGACGAGCACCCAGAAATCAAAGGGGGAATAA